A window from Halarchaeum grantii encodes these proteins:
- a CDS encoding 50S ribosomal protein L44e, giving the protein MQMPRRFNTYCPHCNEHHEHEVERVRSGRTSGMTKVQGRQRKRQTSRIGNAGKFSKVPGGDKPTKKTDLKYRCSECGKAHLREGWRAGKLEFQE; this is encoded by the coding sequence ATGCAGATGCCACGACGATTCAACACCTACTGCCCGCATTGCAACGAGCATCACGAACACGAGGTCGAGCGCGTCCGCTCCGGCCGCACCTCCGGTATGACGAAGGTGCAGGGCCGCCAGCGCAAGCGCCAGACCTCCCGGATCGGGAACGCCGGCAAGTTCAGTAAGGTCCCGGGTGGTGACAAGCCCACGAAGAAGACGGACCTCAAATACCGCTGCAGCGAATGCGGTAAGGCCCACCTCCGCGAGGGATGGCGC